The Oncorhynchus nerka isolate Pitt River linkage group LG15, Oner_Uvic_2.0, whole genome shotgun sequence genome contains the following window.
gggatcatgactacagcctcaagcccattaccataacgcaacgttaactattcatgaaaatcgcaaagtTAAATACAAGTaatactaaatgcatgctcttcaaccgatcactacctgcacctaccaacatcactactctggacggctctgacttggacaactacaaatacttaggtgtctggttagactgtaaactctccttccagacccatatcaaacatctccaatccaaagttaaatctagaattggcttcctatttcgcaacaaagcatccttcactcatgctgccaaacatacccttgtaaaactgaccatcctaccaatcctcgtctttggcgatgtcatttacaaaatagcctccaataccctactcaacaaattggatgcagtctatcacagtgcaatccgttttgtcaccaaagccccatatactacccaccattgcgacctgtacgctctcgttggctggccctcgcttcatactcgtcgccaaacccactggccccatgtcatctacaagaccctgctaggtaaagtccccccttatctcagctcgctggtcaccatagcatctcccacctgtagcacacgctccagcaggtatatctctcaaGTTAccaccaaaaccaattctttctttggccgcctctccttccagttctctgctgccaatgactggaacgaactacaaaaatctctgaaattggaaacacttatctccctcactagctttaagcaccaactgtcagagcagctcacagattactgcacctgtacatagcccacctataatttagcccaaacaactacctctttccctactgtattttatttatttatttattttgctcctttgcaccccattatttttatttctactttgcacattcttccattgcaaatctaccattccagtgttttacttgctatattgtatttactttgccaccatggcctttttttgcctttacctcccttatctcacctcatttgctcacatcgtatatagacttgtttatactgtattattgactgtatgtttgttttactccatgtgtaactctgtgtcgttgtatgtgtcgaactgctttgctttatcttggccaggtcgcaattgtaaatgagaacatgttctcaacttgcctacctggttaaataaaggtgaaataaaataaataaataaatagttacattagaagtggacatccaagaaggctcaaggtcattggccacagataaaatgccGTTAAATCACActatatctaccgtagctttgattggacatgtcaacatcatactttcaaaatcttagctggGAGTCATCATCATGtatcaagtcaacaatctactggcaaaatcatttttaatccttgtcatatgaagggaaataatgaagagaaattatagataaaacgtgtcagtgctcatcggccattggacataaacattacacaacaagttggaaatcgcaaattcaacaatgagtggtttggaaggaatcagtggctaactgcaagcattgcaaagcaatcattagcctgctattcagtggattGGCTGTGTGCTCCCAAGTCTAAGATTAATGGTCTCTGTTCCTAGttttaaaataataaacattCAGCATTGGctatgctgtcaatgaagcatgatttgtgccacgCTCAAAACAAGTGTTATCTCAGAACTACAAAATCTGACgttagtgagttcaagacaactgggaactcgggaaaaaCGAGCTACGGACTGGGAAAactttcatccaactcggaattgtaaattaggaactcgggcctctttctagaactatgacctgaagatcactgacgtcatgaatcgaccttgttttttttcttcagttgtcttgaaagaaccataaatccagagaataccagactttgatgacaaagtttgccactaaaataataataataggggaggggaggttgtTAAAAAATGTACGCCAAAATGTTCTTCAAAACGTTCTTCGAGGATCCATTAAAAGGGGTTCTTTGAAATCCCCTTCAAAGAACCCCTTAAATTGAATCCTCGAAGAACCTGTTGAAGAATATGATgaatatgatgatgatgacgatgatgatgatggtaatgaatatgatggtaatgatgatgaatatgatggtgatggtgatgatgatgaatatGATGAtgctggtgatggtgatgatgatgatgatgaatttgATGATGaatatgatggtgatgatgacgatgatgatgataaatatgatgatgatgatgatggtgatgatgatggtgatgataaatATGATGATgaatatgatgatgatgaatatgaTGGTGAtgaatatgatgatgatgatgatgatgatgaatatgaTGAATATGATGATGAATATGAGGTTGATGAATATGATAGATGCACACAACCATTTTGCAATGAAAACTCTAAGATCATGTTACCACCTTGACTTTGACACATTCAGCCATCCAATCTGACtgattataataaataaatacacgcAGTAAATAAAAAGACAGAATGCAGTGAATTTGTCTTTGAAATGCTTTAATTATTATTTGAGTCAAGTAACAGTGGAATCAAGAGACAGAGAGCCCATCGTGCTGCTATAACATGAAACGCTACTTTAACATCCAAGATGATAACAATAGTGATGATATAGTGACCATATAAGAGACAGAGAGCCCATTGTGCTGTCATAACATGAAACATTACTTTAACATCCAAGGTGATAATGTAGTGGCCATATTGTTCTCTAGGTGTTAGTGTTACAGTGATAATGTAGTGACCGTATTGTTCTCTAGGTGTTAGTGTACAGTGATAATGTAGTGACcattgattgttctgtactgatAATGGTGACCATTAGTGTTGTACAGTGATAATGTAGTGACCATATTGTTCTCTAGGTGTTAGTGTAATGTAGTGACCATATTATTCTCTAGGTGTTAGTGTAATGTAGTGACCATATTATTCTCTAGGTGTTAGTGTAATGTAGTGACCATATTATTCTCTAGGTGTTAGTGTAATAGTGATAATGTAGTGACTGCATTGTTCTCTAGGTGTTAGTGTAATGTAGTGATAATGTAGTGACTGCATTGTTCTCTAGGTGTTAGTGTTACAGTGATAATGTAGTGACCATATTGTTCTCTAGGTGTTAGTGTTACAGTGATAATGTAGTGACCATATTGTTCTCTAGGTGTTAGTGTAATGTAGTGACCATATTATTCTCTAGGTGTTAGTGTTATGGTGATAATGTAGTGACCATATTGTTCTCTAGGTGTTAGTGTAATGTAGTGACCATATTATTCTCTAGGTGTTAGTGTTATGGTGATAATGTAGTGACCATATTATTCTCTAGGTGTTAGTGTCTGACTGGCTAGCTCTGGTGCCCCCTCCTCCACATTGTATTTGTGGAGTCATTTAGAGATGGTGACATTAGGTCAGGACTGATAGAGTCAGGTATGTTACTCCTGCTCCTGAACAGCCACAGCATCAGAGACAGCCCTGATCTTAAAGGAAATGCTTTTCAGAGAGTAGTCTACCCCTTTCCAGTGCTCCCAATAAACAGACACATGAGTGAAAGATGTTTCCGGATGTGGGGCGTACAGGGAGTTAGGGTTAGCATGCGTACAGGCACTGTACCAGAATCCACCCAGGTGGCGCCGGGCACAGTGCTCTTCCGAGGTATCTTGATCTTTGTCGTAGGTGCTGAACTTCATGCTATTGCTAAACGACAAGGAGTCCCCTGGAATCAACCAAAAAAACAGAGCTAAGAAAAGTaccaacagacagaacacagtaaCCTGGTTAAACCAACATACAGAGTACAGTAACCTGGTTAaaccaacagacagagaacagtaacCTGGTTAAACCAACAGACAGAGCACAGTAACCTGGTTAAACCAACAGACAGAGTACAGTAACCTGGTTAAGTAGGGTCTGCCATCATGCCCTGTGAActagactgtgtgtttacaggaagtagggtcTGCCATCATGCCCTGTGAActagactgtgtgtttacaggaagtagggtcTGCCATCATGCCCTGTGAActagactgtgtgtttacaggaagtagggtcTGCCACCATGCCctgtgaactggactgtgtgtttacaggaagtagggtctgccatcatgccctgtgaactggactgtgtgtttacaggaagtagggtctgccatcattccctgtgaactggactgtgtgtttacaggaagtagggtcTGCCACCATGCCctgtgaactggactgtgtgtttacaggaagtaggctCTGCCATCATGCCctgtgaactggactgtgtgtttacaggaagtagggtcTGCATCATGCCctgtgaactggactgtgtgtttacaggaagtaggctCTGCCATCATGCCctgtgaactggactgtgtgtttacaggaagtagggtctgccatcattccctGTGAACTGGacagtgtgtttacaggaagtaggctCTGCCATCATGCCctgtgaactggactgtgtgtttacaggaagtagggtctgccatcattccctGTGAACTGGacagtgtgtttacaggaagtagggtctgccatcatgccctgtgaactggactgtgtgtttacaggaagtggCAACAGCAtgactttagatcattagaacacaTTTGCCAAAAGCTACAAAATACACCTGACTAGATTTATGCAAATATgttcagtaccagtcaacagtttggacacgcctactcattcaagggtttttcttaaatttgtactattttctacattgtagaataatagtgaagacatcaaaactatgaaataacacacatgggatcatgtagaaaccaaaaaagtcttcaacaaatcaaaatatatttgagattcttcaaagtagccacccattgacttgatgacagctttgcacactcttggcattatctcaaccaaaaTGATCACTAATCaggttttcaagatatgtaactttcaaaatatatatatatatattttacagggATTTCTGTATTTTAAAgtacaaataccaaaatatagtttttggGTTGAGTTTTCCTTTAAGACTGAACTCTTCACTTTAAACTTTGTGGCGGAAGCAAGAACATCTGACGTCACCATCGTCTATGGTGTCACATCATAActcttcccctgtgtgtgtgtttagttccTACGGGTTGTTGGAAATAGTTCACATTTCGGAAGCAAGAACATCAGTGGTAGTTCACATTTCCAACAACCCGTAggaactaaacacacacacaggggaagagTTATGATGTGACACCATAGATGGTGATGATGTTAAagctgaagaagaagaagaactcaCCTGCCCCTCCGTCTACATAAGTGCCCAGTCTCAGTGTGTATCCATAGTTCTCAGGATCAATGGAGAAGGATGTGTATTTAGCATAAACCTTCCCTCCCTCAAAGTCCTCCATGTCCACTCTCAGCTCATTCTTCTTCCTCAACGTCAGGAGGAAGATGTTATCCAGACCTGACAAGAACAGAAAGCATTAAGGTCCTGTTACATTTCAGCTCCTAGCTCCTTTCCTTACCTCATATCCCCTTTCCTTTAGCTCCTAACCCCCTTCCTTTTACTCCTAGCCCCTTCCTCTAGCTCCTAGCCCATTCCCCTAGCTCTTAGCCCTTTCCTCTAGCTCTTAGCCCCTTCCTCTAGCTCCTAGCCCcttcccctagccccttcctctagATCCTAGCCCCTTCCCCTAATCCCTTCCTCTAGCTCCTAGCCCCTTCCTCTAGATCCTAGCCTCTTCCTCTAGATCCTAGCCCCTTCCTCTAGATCCTTGCCCCTTCTCCTAGCCCCTTCCTCTAGCTCCTAGCCTCTTCCTCTAGCTCCTAGCCCCTtcctctagctcctatccccttCATTTTACTCCTAGCCTCTTCCTCTAGCTCCTAGCCCCTtcctctagctcctatccccttCCTTTTACTCCTAGCCCCCTCCTCTAGCTCCTATCCTCTTCATTTTACTCCTAACCCCTTCCCCTAGCCACTAGCCCTTTCCCCTAGCTCTTAGCCCTTTCCTCTAGCTCTTGGCCCCTtcctctagctcctatccccttCCTTTTACTCCTATCCCCTTCCCCAACTCCTAGCCCCTTCCCCTAGCTCTTAGCCCCTTCCTCTAGCTCCTAGCCCCTTGCTCTAgcccctaaccctagccccttcctctagATCCTAGCCCCTTTCTCTAGATCCTTGCCCCTTtccctagccccttcctctagctcctagctcctagccccttcccctagccccttcctctagCCCCTTcctctagctcctagctcctagcCCCTTCCCATAGCCCCTTCCTCTAGATCCTAGCCTCTtcctctagctcctatccccttCCTTTTACTCCTAGCCTCTTCCTCTAGCTCCTAGCCCCTTCATTTTACTCATagccccttcccctttccctagcccctagcccctTCCCCTAGCTCTTAGCCCTTTCCTCTAGTCCCTAGCCCTTTCCTCTAGATCCTAGCCCCAttctctagctcctatccccttCCTTTTACTCCTAGCCTCTTCCTCTAGCTCCTAGCCCCTTCTTCTAGATCCTATCCTCTTCCTTTTACTCCTAGCTCCCtcctctagctcctatccccttCCTTTTACTCCTATCCCCTTCCCCAACTCCTAGCCCCTTCCCCTAACTCTTAGCCCCTTCCTCTAGCTCCTAGCCCcttcccctagccccttcctctagATCCTAGCCTCTTCCTCTAGATCCTAGCCCCTTCCTTTTACTCATAGCCTCTTCCTCTAGCTCCTAGCCCCTTCATTTTACTCAtagccccttccccttcccctagcCCCTAGCCCTTTCCCCTAGCTCTTAGCCCTTTCCTCTAGCTCTTGGCCCCTtcctctagctcctatccccttCCTTTTACTCCTAGCCCCTTCCCCAACTCCTAGCCCTTTCTCCTAGCTCTTAGCCCTTTCCTCTAGCTCTTGGCCCCTTCCTCTAGCTCCTATCCCATTCCTTTTactcctatccccttcccctagccCCTCCCCCTAGCTCTTAGCCATTTCCTCTAGCTCTTGGCCCCTtcctctagctcctatccccttCCTTTTACTCCTAGCCCCTTCCCCTAGCCCTTAGCCCTTTCCCCTAGCTCTTAGCCCTTTCCTCTAGCTCTTGGCCCCTTCCGCTAGCTCCTATCCCCTTCCTTTTACTCAtagccccttccccttcccctagcCCTTTCCCCTAGCTCTTAGCCCTTTCCTCTAGCTCTTGGCCCCTttctctagctcctatccccttCCTTTTACTCctagccccttccccttcccctagcCCCTTCTCCTAGCTCTTAGCCCTTTCCTCTAGATCCTAGCCCCATTCTCTAGCTCCTAGCCCCTTCCTCTAGCTCCTAGCCCCTTcctctagctcctaaccccttCCTTTTAGTCCTATCCCCTTCCCCAACTCCTAGCCCCTTCCCCTAGCGCCTAACCCCTTTCTCTAGTTCCTAGCCCCTTCCCCTAGCACCTAACCCCCTTCTCTAGTTCCTTCACTGTTCAATgctgtcagtgcagtacagctcCTAGCCCCTTCCCCTAGCTCCTTCCTCTAGCTCCTAGCCCCTTCCTCTAGTTCCTAGCCCCTTTCCCTAGCTCCTAGCCCCTTCCTCTAGCTCCTAACCCATTCCCATATCTCCTAACCCCTTCCCATAGCTCCTAACCCCttcccctagctcctaaccccttCCCCTAACTTCTCGTTTGGTTTTCTCAGAGCTGAGGAGGACTCACCCAGCCAGTACTCTCCAGCCACATTACCAAAGCCAGATTTGTAGTGTGCCCAGGGTCTGTAAAAGTTCTCTGTTCCATCCATTCTCCTTTGGAACAcctaagaggagagagagggcagagagagagggcagagagagatcgagagagaagaGATAAGGGGGAGAAGGACagcgagggaagagagggggagagggaagtagGGACAGAGgtaagggaagggagagagacacgggggaaagagaaagaggagggagacagaggggggaggggagagagatgtcaTTATCATACGTTTTGCACCACCGACACATCACAAACATTACAGATGATCTATAAAGGTCTCTACTCACAGTCCACCTCCCTCCatccgtgttcatgtcacagtagaCGTGCAAGGGGGTGGTGGGACCCCCAGGGTAGATGGTGTACACCCCACTGGGTTTGGTGTTGTCATATTGATAGATGTCATCACAGTTCAGAGGGAGGTAGACCTGAGAGAGGACGGCTACAGGAGCCAGCAGAGACAGGAGCAAAAAGatctgggagacagagacagggaaatCATTCACACAACGTTCACACAACATTCAaacaacattttaaaaaacattaaAACAACATTTACTTTACTGTTCAATgctgtcagtgcagtacatgcagTAAAACAACCCAGAGTAGAGATACATACACACATAACCTCTCATAACATTCAGACAACTTTAGATCCACACATAACCTCACATAACATTCAGACAACTTTAGATCCACACATAACCTCACATAACATTCATACAACTTTAGAACCACACATAACCTCACATAACATTCAGACAACTTTAGATCCACACATAACCTCACATAACATTCAGACAGCTTTAGATCCAACATAACATTCAACCTCAGATCACACAACATTCAGACAACTTTAGCTTTAACATTCAGATAACTTTAGAACCACACGTAACCTCACATAACATTCAGATAACTTTAGAACCACACGTAACCTCACATAACATTCAGATAACTTTAGATCCACACATAACCTCACATAACATTCAGACAACTTTAGATCCACACATAACCTCACATAACATTCAGATAACTTTTAAAACGGTAGAATAAAATGTTTTGAATTATCCACTTATTTGCATGGATATGGTACATATCATATCAGTGTTAATAGATCATTCATACCTTCATCCTGAAGAGTGGGTAGTGGtggactgtgctgtgtgtctgtctgtctgtcttatagTCCCTAACCAAGGCTGCACTACCTGGTCTAAACTAgacatggtgggaaccacacacctgtctgtctgtcttatagTCCCTAACCAAGGCTGCACTACCTGGTCTAAACTAgacatggtgggaaccacacaccagtCTGGTTGTCtttatgtgtctgtgtttgtgcatgtgtgcatgtgtgtgtgtgtggtgtgtagctggggagggggaagaaggggagggagagagagggagaaggggaggggatgagagggagagggatagggatagggagagaagggaaggggggggaagcagggggagagggaaagggggagggcaGGTATAGAACTGGGGAGTTATGGGAgtacctctttctatctctccatgCCAACCTTGGTATAGCACATAGTCCAGCCTTGCTAACACCTCCATTCCCCCAGCCCTCCCCAGAGACTGCCCCGGCATGCAGAGAACTGCCCCAGTGTTGATGCCTCATTCTGGGGAGAGTGTAAATCTAGCTCCAGGCTTCTCTCTGGGCCTGCTGATGGATGGAAGAAGGCCTCTCGCTCGCTCCCCTGCAGGATTCGTTGATGGgacgtgtgtgaatgtgtgtgtcatcatAATGTAATGACCCCAAGGTCAGAAGGACAGAAGATCCATATCCTGTTTACTCCCttcatttcctctcctcccctctttaaTACAGCTTCATGGACCTGGAATGAGGGATGGAAGCCAGTTGATTAGTGCTAATAAGTAACAAAACACGCAACAagctggtcacacacacacacacacacatacacacacacatacacatacacacacacatacacacacacacacacacacacacacacacaaaacacacacacacacatcactacagacacacacacacacatacacacacacacacaacacacacacacacacacacacacacacatacacacacacccttcactGTGCAATGCTGGTAAACCCCACCTGGGGGCAgtactctccctttctctgtctgactgtctgattgtctctctatctgtatctctgacagtctctctgtctctctatctgtatctctgacagtctctctgtttgtctctctgactGTGTGGCTGTCTGACTATctatctgtatgtatgtatgtttgcctacctacctacctacctacctacctacctacctacctacctacctgtctgtctgtctgtctgtctgacattttGTCTATATatatgtctgtcagtcagtcagtcagtcagtcagtcagtcagtcagtcagtctgtctgtctgtctgtctgtctgtctgtctgtctgtctgtctgtctgtctgtgcctgtctgtctgtctgtctgcctatctctctgtctgtctgtctctctctccttctctgtctgtttatctgtctgtctctctgtctctctatctctatgtctgtttgcatgcctgtctgtctgttttccctctcctctctcccccctctcctctgtctcagaATGAGATAAGAATCACTAGAAAGCAGATATTATGATTTCCagttagaatatatatatatatatatatatatatcacagactatatctctccctccgtctcctgaTATAGCCCCTTCCCATagctttcaaaagtttgggtcacTTTGAAATTTCCTTCTTTTTTATGTCCACTAAAATAACAGAAAATTgaccagaaatacagtgtagacattgttaatgttttaaatgactattgtagctggaaatggcagatttttaatggaacatctacataggcgtacagagacccatgatcagcaaccatcactcctgtgttccaatggcacgttgtgttagctaatacaagtttataattttaaaaggctatttaatcattagaaaaacattttgcaattatgttagcacagctgaaaactgttgttctgattaaagaagcaatagaactggccttctttagactagttgagtatctggagcaccagcatttgtgggttcgattacaggctcaaaatggccagaaacaaataactttcttctgaaactcgtcagtctattcttgttctgggaaatgaaggctattccatgtgagaaattgccaagaaactgaagatctcgtgcaACGCTCTGTAATACTCCCTTTACATAACATCGCAAACTGTccctaaccaaaatagaaagaggtgtgggaggccccggtgcacaactgattaagaggacaagtacattacagtgtctagtttgagaagcaGACGTCTCACAAATCCTCAACTaggagcttcattaaatagtatccaaaaaaacaccagtctcaatgtcaacagtgaagaggcgactcagaGGGATGAGTTCCTCTGTGCTctttttttctgctcttttgcacacatctcaacctgcacatgttcatctgatcagtTATCATCTACTAAATTGTAATGATTctctcctatggcctatttattgcttacctcctcatgccttttgcacacaatgtatatagactttcttttttcctactttgttattgacttgtttattgtttactccatgtgtaactctgtgttgttgtctgttcacactgctatgctttatcttggccaggtcgcagttgcaaatgagaacttgatctcaactagcctacctggttaaataaaggtgaaataaaaaataaaaatcaccaACATCCTGTCATCACCAACATCCTGTCATCACCAACATCCTGTTA
Protein-coding sequences here:
- the LOC115127227 gene encoding microfibril-associated glycoprotein 4-like, whose protein sequence is MKIFLLLSLLAPVAVLSQVYLPLNCDDIYQYDNTKPSGVYTIYPGGPTTPLHVYCDMNTDGGRWTVFQRRMDGTENFYRPWAHYKSGFGNVAGEYWLGLDNIFLLTLRKKNELRVDMEDFEGGKVYAKYTSFSIDPENYGYTLRLGTYVDGGAGDSLSFSNSMKFSTYDKDQDTSEEHCARRHLGGFWYSACTHANPNSLYAPHPETSFTHVSVYWEHWKGVDYSLKSISFKIRAVSDAVAVQEQE